A genomic region of Arachis stenosperma cultivar V10309 chromosome 9, arast.V10309.gnm1.PFL2, whole genome shotgun sequence contains the following coding sequences:
- the LOC130948701 gene encoding linoleate 9S-lipoxygenase-like: MFSGVTGLINRGQKLKGTVVLMRKNVLDINELTSAQSASGIIGGAIGVIGGAIGTTVDTLTAFLGRSVALKLISATSADASGKGKVGKQTFLEGVITSLPTLGAGQSAFDIHFEWDTDMGVPGAFYIENFMQVEFYLVSLTLEDVPNQGTIHFPCNSWVYNSKLYKSDRIFFSNKTYLPGDMPAPLKKYREEELVVLRGDGTGERKEHERIYDYDVYNDLGNPDSNARLARPVLGGNTTFPYPRRGRTGRKPTKTDPKSESRSDSVYLPRDEAFGHLKSSDFLVYILKSASQNVIPQLQSALPLVGKTEFDSFEDVRDLYEGGIKLPTNILSDLSPIPLFKELFRTDGEQALKFPVPKIIQVDKSAWMTDEEFAREMIAGLNPHVIKVLKEFPPQSKLDKQLYGDNTSTITKQHVESSLGGVTVEQAISNKKLFILDHHDPLFPYLSKINKTTTKAYATRTVLFLQNDGTLKPVAIELSKPNPQGDNYGPISTVYTPTKQGVDGSIWQLAKAYVVVNDSCFHQLVSHWLNTHAVVEPFIIATNRHLSVVHPIHKLLLPHYRDTMNINALARNVLVNAEGIIESTFLWGGYSLEMSAVVYKDWVLTEQALPNDLLKRGVAVEDSSSPHGVRLLIEDYPYAADGLEIWGAIKSWVEEYVAFYYKSDAALVQDSELQAFWKELVEVGHGDKKNESWWPKMQTRAELVQTCSTLIWIASALHAAVNFGQYPYGGYILNRPTLSRQFMPEKGSKEYDDLAKNPEKVFLNTITGKKETLTDLTIIEVLSRHASDEQYLGQRGDGDNWTADTAPIEAFKRFGKKLVEIEQKLIQRNNDERLRNRYGPAQMPYTLLYPSSEEGLTFRGIPNSISI, from the exons ATGTTTTCCGGGGTAACAGGACTGATTAACAGGGGGCAGAAGCTGAAGGGGACGGTGGTGTTGATGAGAAAGAATGTGTTGGACATCAATGAACTCACTTCTGCACAGAGTGCTAGTGGCATCATTGGTGGTGCTATAGGCGTGATTGGTGGTGCTATAGGCACCACAGTTGATACCCTCACTGCTTTCTTGGGTCGATCTGTGGCACTTAAGTTGATCAGTGCCACCAGTGCTGATG CAAGTGGAAAAGGGAAAGTGGGAAAGCAAACGTTCCTAGAAGGTGTTATTACTTCACTGCCAACGTTGGGAGCAGGGCAATCTGCATTCGATATCCATTTCGAATGGGACACTGACATGGGAGTACCAGGAGCATTCTATATTGAGAACTTCATGCAAGTTGAGTTCTACCTTGTCAGTTTGACTCTTGAAGATGTTCCCAACCAGGGCACCATCCATTTCCCTTGCAATTCCTGGGTCTATAACTCTAAACTCTACAAATCTGATCGCATTTTCTTTTCTAACAAG ACATATCTTCCGGGTGATATGCCAGCTCCACTAAAGAAGTACAGAGAAGAGGAATTGGTGGTTTTAAGAGGAGATGGCACAGGAGAGCGCAAAGAACATGAAAGAATCTATGACTATGATGTCTACAATGATTTGGGTAATCCGGACAGTAATGCCAGATTGGCTCGTCCAGTTCTTGGAGGAAACACCACCTTTCCTTACCCACGAAGGGGAAGAACTGGCAGAAAACCAACCAAGACAG ATCCCAAGAGTGAGAGTCGGAGCGACAGTGTTTACCTTCCAAGAGATGAAGCATTTGGTCACTTGAAATCTTCAGATTTTCTTGTTTACATACTGAAATCTGCATCTCAAAATGTGATACCTCAATTGCAATCTGCACTTCCATTAGTTGGAAAGACTGAATTTGACAGTTTTGAAGATGTGCGTGACCTTTATGAAGGTGGAATTAAGTTGCCTACTAATATTCTCAGTGATCTTAGCCCCATCCCATTGTTCAAGGAGCTCTTTAGAACTGATGGGGAACAGGCCCTTAAATTTCCAGTACCTAAAATTATTCaag TTGATAAATCTGCATGGATGACCGATGAAGAATTTGCTAGAGAGATGATTGCCGGACTCAATCCACACGTTATTAAAGTTCTTAAG GAATTTCCCCCGCAAAGCAAGCTAGATAAGCAACTCTATGGTGATAATACCAGTACAATCACCAAACAACACGTGGAGTCAAGCTTGGGTGGGGTGACCGTAGAGCAG GCGATCAGCAACAAGAAATTGTTCATATTGGACCACCATGACCCACTCTTCCCCTATTTgagtaaaattaacaaaaccACCACAAAGGCCTATGCTACAAGAACCGTTCTTTTCTTGCAAAACGATGGAACACTAAAGCCTGTGGCCATTGAGCTAAGTAAGCCAAATCCTCAAGGAGACAACTATGGTCCTATTAGCACTGTTTACACTCCAACAAAACAAGGCGTTGACGGTTCTATTTGGCAACTCGCCAAGGCTTATGTTGTTGTAAACGATTCCTGCTTTCACCAACTTGTCAGCCATTG GCTGAACACTCATGCTGTGGTTGAGCCATTCATTATTGCAACAAACAGACACCTCAGTGTGGTTCACCCAATTCATAAACTACTTCTCCCACATTATAGAGACACAATGAACATAAATGCACTGGCACGTAATGTCCTTGTTAATGCAGAGGGTATCATTGAATCAACATTCTTGTGGGGTGGGTATTCTTTGGAAATGTCTGCTGTTGTATATAAGGATTGGGTTCTCACTGAGCAAGCACTACCTAATGACCTTCTCAAGAG AGGAGTGGCAGTTGAAGATTCATCTTCCCCACACGGCGTTCGTCTTTTGATTGAGGACTATCCTTATGCCGCTGATGGACTAGAGATATGGGGTGCAATCAAGTCATGGGTTGAAGAATACGTAGCTTTCTACTACAAGTCAGATGCTGCATTAGTTCAAGATTCTGAACTCCAAGCATTCTGGAAGGAACTCGTTGAGGTGGGTCACGGCGACAAGAAGAACGAATCATGGTGGCCAAAGATGCAAACTCGTGCCGAGTTGGTTCAAACTTGCAGTACTCTCATATGGATCGCCTCAGCTCTCCACGCAGCAGTTAATTTCGGACAGTACCCCTATGGCGGTTACATTCTGAACCGTCCAACTCTTAGCAGGCAATTCATGCCGGAGAAAGGGTCGAAGGAGTACGACGATCTGGCCAAGAACCCTGAGAAGGTTTTCTTGAACACAATTACTGGGAAGAAAGAGACCCTGACTGACCTCACAATCATTGAGGTGCTGTCAAGGCATGCTTCTGATGAGCAGTACCTTGGACAGAGAGGAGATGGCGACAACTGGACCGCAGACACggcgcccattgaggccttcaaGAGGTTTGGAAAGAAGTTGGTTGAGATTGAGCAGAAACTGATACAGAGGAACAACGATGAGAGGTTGAGGAATCGTTATGGGCCAGCACAGATGCCGTACACTCTGCTTTATCCTTCAAGTGAGGAAGGGTTGACCTTCAGAGGCATTCCAAACAGTATATCCATTTAA